DNA sequence from the Nitrospirota bacterium genome:
GGGCGGCGAGCGAGCAGACGCACCGGGAGAAGGTGCTCCTCGACCGGTGGGCAAAGATATTCTCCCGGTTCAACGAGGTGCTCTCGGGCATCCTGACGGTGAAGAGCTTTGCCATGGAGGACGAGGAGAAGCGCCGGTTCCTCACCGAGGTGCACACCACCAACAGCCTCGTCATCCGGGGTGTCGGAACGGACTCGAAGGTCGGCGCTGCCAAGAACCTGGTGGCAATGATCGCGCGGATCTCGGCGATCTCGCTCGGGTGCCTCTTCGTCATCAAGGGGCAGATAACCGTAGGGACGCTGATCGCTTTCCTCGGGTATATTACGGGGCTCTTCGGCCCGGTGCAGGGATTGACCACCGTGTATCAGACCCTGCGCAAGGCAACGGTCTCGCTCGATACGATCTTTTCGATTCTCGACGAGCATGATCATATGGTGGATGCGCCCGATGCCCAGCCGGTAAAGGCGCTGAAAGGCGAGGTGGCGTTCGAGAGCGTGAGCTTCGGCTACCGCGCCGATGATATGATCCTCAAGGACATCTCCTTCCGGGCGCGGCCCGGCGAAGTGGTCGCCCTCGTCGGTCCGAGCGGCGCAGGGAAGACCACCTTAATGGCGCTGCTGCAGCGGCTGTACGATACCGCCGGCGGATCGGTGCGCATCGATGGCGTCGATGTGCGCAATCTCAAGCAGCGCTCGCTCCGCCGCCGGATCGGCATCGTCTTCCAGGACGCGCTCCTTTTCAACGATACCGTACGCAACAACATCGCCTACGGCAGGCCCGGCGCTTCAATGCGCGAGATCGAGGAGGCGGCGCGCGCGGCCAATGCACACTCGTTTATTACGCAGATGCCGGAAGGGTACGAGACGGTCGTGGGAGAGCGGGGCAGCCGTCTCTCTGCCGGCGAGCGGCAGCGCATCAATATTGCACGGGCACTTCTCAAGGACCCGCCGCTCCTGATCCTCGACGAGGCGACGTCGGCGCTGGATGCAGAGTCGGAGGCGCTGGTACAGGAGGCGCTCAACCGCCTGGTGAAGAACAGGACGACCTTCATCATCGCCCATCGCCTCTCGACGGTAGTCGGCGCGGACCGTATCCTCGTGCTCAAGGACGGCCATATTGCGGAGATGGGCTCCCATGAGGAGCTCATGCGCCGGGGTGGCTACTATGCGTCGCTCGTGCAGAACCAGACCAGGGGGCTGCTCCTCGACAAAGCAGCCTGAACAGAGCTTCACTGCAGCGGTAAATAACGAAAGGCCCTGCGGGAGCATACCGCAGGGCCTTTTCATCACGCACCGCCGGCAGCCGTCGGGTCAAGGGGCGGAGAGCCCTGCTCATTCCGGCTGATGCCATGAGGTACAATACGATGAGGTGGGATGATGAGAGCCGATGTCATAATCATAGGCGCCGGAGCTGCAGGGCTCATGGCCGCCATGACTGCCGGGAAACGGGGGAGATCGGTGCTCGTCCTGGACCATGCGGGAAAGGCGGGCAGGAAGATCCGCATTGCCGGAGGAGGGCGCTGCAACTTCACCAATATCAATGCCGGGGCCGGGCACTACATTTCGGCGAACCCGCACTTCTGCAAGTCCGCCCTCGCCCAGTTCAGTCCTTCCGATTTCATCGCGGTGATCGAGCAGCACCGCATCCCCTACGAGGAGAGGAAGGAGGGGCAGCTCTTCTGCGTGCGGAGCTCCGCCGATATCATACGAATGCTCGAACAGGAGTGCCGCGATGCAGGAGCAGTTATCCATCTCGGCTGCACGCTGCACGGGGTCGAACGACGGGATGCCTTTGCCGTCACCACGAGCAAGGGGATTTTTCGATCCTCCTCAGTGATTGTCGCCACGGGCGGCCTCTCCTATCCGAATATCGGCGCTTCGGGGCTGGGGCATGCGATTGCGCGGCGTTTCGGACTTGCCGTGACGGAGCTGCACCCCGCGCTCGTGCCCCTCGTCTTCAGCCGGAAGGACCAGAGGATATTCGGCGAGCTGGCCGGCATTTCGTTTCCTGCAGCGGTGAGCTGCAAGGAACGGACATTCCGCGAGAATATACTCTTCACCCATAAGGGGCTGAGCGGCCCCGCCATACTCCAGATATCGTCGTACTGGAACAGAGGAGACCTGCTCTCGATCGATCTGCTCCCCGATGTGGACACCCGCGCGGTGCTCACGGCGCGCCGGCAGAGCAGGGCGATTCTCGCTACGCTGCTTTCGAGCTCTCTTCCCCGGCGCTTTGCCCATACCTGGTGCAGCCTCCACGGCTGGGAGAGACCGATGGCTGCGTACTCCGCCAAGGAGCTCGATGCCATCGCGCAGCGGCTCCATGCCTGGGAGCTGTATCCGGCAGGGACCGAAGGCTACGCTACGGCTGAAGTGACGCGCGGCGGTGTCGATACCGATGAGCTCTCTTCGAAGACGATGGAGGCGCGGAAGGTACCGGGGCTCTACTTTGCCGGGGAAGTGGTCGATGTTACGGGGCAGCTCGGAGGATACAACCTCCAATGGGCGTGGTCGTCGGGATACGCTGCGGGCCGTTCTGCGTAGTCCGTGAGGGGAACGGCACCTCTTTTTGTTATAATTACCCGGTTATTTACCGCTACGGGAGAACAATGCAGAAGAGAAAGATAGTCCTTGCATCGGCATCGCCGAGGAGACGGGAGCTCCTGAGGCTCATCGGCCTCTCTTTTACCGTGGACCCGAGCGACTATGAGGAGGATATGAGCATCGGGAAGGCTCCTCATGCCCTTGCGCGCTACCTCTCGGCGGAGAAGGCGAGGGCGATAGCTGGAAAGTACGATGATTCGCTTGTTATCGCAGCCGACACCTTCATTGTCTTCAGGGGGAAGCTGCTCGGCAAACCCCATACTCCCGGGGAGGCCCGGAAGATGCTCGCTCTGCTCAGCGGCAAGAGGCATTCGGTCATCACCGGGTTCACCATTCTGGATACCGGAGCGGAGCGCCGGCTCTCCCGCTCTGTCGAGACGAAGGTCTGGTTCAGGAGGCTTGCCGCAGCAGAGATCGATGCCTACGTCGATACAAAGGAGCCCCTGGACAAAGCAGGGGCTTATGCGATTCAAGGCCTGGGATCGGTGCTCGTCAGGAAGATCGAAGGGGACTACTTCAATGTAATCGGCCTGCCCGTGAGCGCCCTCGCCGAAGGACTGAAGAAATTCGGCATTACCATCCTCTAAAAGCAAATCCGAAATCCTAAGCACGAAATCCTAAGCACGGATTGGGTTTCGAGGTTAGCGTTTCGAGTTCAGCGTTTCGGATTTCGAGTTTCACATTTCGAGTTTGCCTTAATAGATCGATCGTATTCTTCCGGTCCTCTTGTCGACGATGACTTTATCGATAAGCTCGTTGCTGCCGTCCCTGATCTCTGCTTCGTAGTAGACCTCGCGCTCCCTGACCTCGCCGATCTTAACCTTTCTCTTCGAAAAGTATTCCCTGATGATCTGTTCAGCCTCCCGGGCCGAGGTGACGGCGCGCTTCTCTCCGTAGGTGCTGGTCCTGGAGCCGCCATAGGGGGAGCGCTCGGCCCTGCTGTCGGCGGCATGGACGGCCGGGGGAAGCAGTACGGGGAAGGAAGGGCCGGCTGCGTCGGCAGCGCCCGGAAGGACGATTCCCGCCCCATGCAGCAGCATGATGACAAGGCCGCATTGTCTCCACGCTATCCCTTTCATGAAGGCGTCTCTCTCCTTTCGACGGCGGAATCGGTCGCTTCGGCTGCGTTTCGTACATTATAGAAGGTGCTTGCGTCCAGGTCAATGCATACCGGGTTTGGTATGCGGGAAGGGGGCGCCCCGCCCCCTTCCTCTAGTGCTCTTACTTCTTATGGCATTTGGCGCAGGAGGCCGGATCGTTCGTTCCGAACGCCTTTGTCCCATTATGGCAGGCGCCGCAGAACGTGCCTTTGTTGAGGGATTCCATGGTCATCGTCGTCCCTCCCTTTTTCATCGGGAAGACGCCGGTGTGGCATTCTGCGCATTTGATCCCTTTCTCGGCATGCGACTTCCCGTCGAAGACTACTTTGCCCGCCGTGCTGTTCCATTCGAGGGTCTTCCCTGCAGGGACCGCGAAGGCGCTCCCGGTCACGAGCATCAATGCCATACCCAGAGCCACTGCTGCTGCCAGTTTCATCTCATTCTCCTTTCGGTTTTATTGCTCTTTTCCTAATCATCGCAATCGTGGTGGCGATATCTCTTCCGGGCGTCCGCCCGCCCCCGCTCATACGCGCGCTCCCGCCACTCGTCACGCCATCCGCGCTCATAGGCCTTATTCCGATGGCGGTAGTGCTTGTGGTGCGGACGATCATCCGTTACATAGATGATCTCCCTCGTCTCCGTATACGACGGGTAGGACGCGGCATAGGCCGGCTGCGCCGGCGAGATCTCCCTTACCACCGCCTGGAGCATGGGTTTCCCGAAGATAGCGATGGCGCCGGCGAGCATCGCCGCCGATTCATTGTTCATCGCCTCTGCTTCCGCGCTTCCCATAAAGAGAAACCCGCATGCCAGGACCGCCACCAGGATGAATGATACGATCGTCTTCATGATATTCCTCCTTCTTGATGTCCACCTCTCGGTTATTCTCTGCCCCCGGCTGTTCCGGGGGACAGGTGCTGCAGCATTATCGAGCGGTACCGTTTCACTGCCACCTCCTTTCATGCTCACCTCCGCTCACCATGCCTGCTGCGTTTTCTTGATTCCAGAATACCAGAGCGGTATGAAAGGAGCGCGAAGAGAGTATGAAGAATTGTGAAGAGGGAGAAAAGAGGTCACCCGGCTTGGGCCATTGAAAATAGTGCAAATGGTTTGTAAACTAGACGGACTACATACTTGGGGATATGTCTGTGCAGCAGTCTTCTGTAGCAAAAATAACACGTCCTAAAGCTTCCGGAGCCCTCTCAAGAGAGCGACTGTTCCGTCTGCTTGATGGACGCCGTAATGAACCGATTACCTGGATTGAGGGGCCTGCCGGCTCCGGCAAAACCACCCTTGTCGCGAGCTATCTCGATACGCGCAGGCTACCCTGCCTCTGGTATCAAGTGGATGAAGGGGATACGGACTTCGCTACGTTCTTTTATTATATGGGAGTGGCGGCAAGAGCAGTGGCGCCGAAAAAGAACAAGCCGCTGCCGCTGCTGACCCCGGAATACCTTGGAGGGCTCCCGGTCTTCACGAGACGCTATTTTGAAGAGCTGTACGGCCGTCTTAAAACCCCCTTTGTAGTCGTCCTCGACAACTATCAGGAGGTGCAGGACAAGTCCACGTTTCACGATATCGTCAGCTGCGGCCTAAGCGCTCTCCCTGATGGAATAAACGTGATGATCCTGAGCAGAAGTGAACCGCCGCCTGCATTTGCCCGTCTCCGTGCTGCTCATAAGGTCAGTTTCCTTTCGTACGGTGATATTCGCTTTACATTTGATGAGTCGTTGCAGTTTGCTCTCAGGCATAGCGTGCTGGATCGAGAATCCATTAAAGCGCTGCACGAAAAGACGGAGGGATGGGCAGCCGGTATGGTACTGATGCTCGAAAGCGCGAAGATAGAGGGTATAGATTACCGTGAGACAGGCACACAGTCGTATTCCGTAATTTTCGACTATTTTGCCGGAGAGATATTTAGTAAAGCGGCGAAAGAGGTGCAGGAGTTTCTCCTCAAAACCTCGGTGTTGCCAAAGATGATTCCCCGTACGGCAGAACGGCTAACCGGGATGCATAACGCAGGTCGCCTTTTATCCGATTTGAACAAGAATAACTATTTTACCGATCGGCATTCTCATCACCATCCCGTTTATCAATATCACCCGTTATTCCGGGAATTTCTTTTGGCCAAAGCGGGCGATGTCTTCAGCCGCGATGAGTTGTCCGCCTTGCGAAGCACTGCAGCCGGATTATTGGGGGAATCAGGAGATGTGGAGGACGCTGCCGTGCTGCTCGGAGATGCGGAAGATTGGGCCGGGCTTGAACAATTAATCCTCGGCAGCGCCGTGCTCCT
Encoded proteins:
- a CDS encoding NAD(P)/FAD-dependent oxidoreductase — protein: MMRADVIIIGAGAAGLMAAMTAGKRGRSVLVLDHAGKAGRKIRIAGGGRCNFTNINAGAGHYISANPHFCKSALAQFSPSDFIAVIEQHRIPYEERKEGQLFCVRSSADIIRMLEQECRDAGAVIHLGCTLHGVERRDAFAVTTSKGIFRSSSVIVATGGLSYPNIGASGLGHAIARRFGLAVTELHPALVPLVFSRKDQRIFGELAGISFPAAVSCKERTFRENILFTHKGLSGPAILQISSYWNRGDLLSIDLLPDVDTRAVLTARRQSRAILATLLSSSLPRRFAHTWCSLHGWERPMAAYSAKELDAIAQRLHAWELYPAGTEGYATAEVTRGGVDTDELSSKTMEARKVPGLYFAGEVVDVTGQLGGYNLQWAWSSGYAAGRSA
- a CDS encoding ABC transporter ATP-binding protein, which produces MWQGSSWVAKTKRALSFVRPYKGSIPIVLTLTLSLSALEALEPLALKYLFDRLEGEASGKLAMGVAGLLLIGVSREIIGGLSNWLSWRVRLGLNYQLLEATVSRLHALPLTYHRKESVGGIMTKLDRGINGFVNALAELAFTVLPGVVYLLLSLVVMFRLDWRLSLVVFFFAPLPALIGMWAASEQTHREKVLLDRWAKIFSRFNEVLSGILTVKSFAMEDEEKRRFLTEVHTTNSLVIRGVGTDSKVGAAKNLVAMIARISAISLGCLFVIKGQITVGTLIAFLGYITGLFGPVQGLTTVYQTLRKATVSLDTIFSILDEHDHMVDAPDAQPVKALKGEVAFESVSFGYRADDMILKDISFRARPGEVVALVGPSGAGKTTLMALLQRLYDTAGGSVRIDGVDVRNLKQRSLRRRIGIVFQDALLFNDTVRNNIAYGRPGASMREIEEAARAANAHSFITQMPEGYETVVGERGSRLSAGERQRINIARALLKDPPLLILDEATSALDAESEALVQEALNRLVKNRTTFIIAHRLSTVVGADRILVLKDGHIAEMGSHEELMRRGGYYASLVQNQTRGLLLDKAA
- a CDS encoding Maf family protein, with translation MQKRKIVLASASPRRRELLRLIGLSFTVDPSDYEEDMSIGKAPHALARYLSAEKARAIAGKYDDSLVIAADTFIVFRGKLLGKPHTPGEARKMLALLSGKRHSVITGFTILDTGAERRLSRSVETKVWFRRLAAAEIDAYVDTKEPLDKAGAYAIQGLGSVLVRKIEGDYFNVIGLPVSALAEGLKKFGITIL
- a CDS encoding cytochrome c3 family protein; its protein translation is MKLAAAVALGMALMLVTGSAFAVPAGKTLEWNSTAGKVVFDGKSHAEKGIKCAECHTGVFPMKKGGTTMTMESLNKGTFCGACHNGTKAFGTNDPASCAKCHKK